A region of Silurus meridionalis isolate SWU-2019-XX chromosome 13, ASM1480568v1, whole genome shotgun sequence DNA encodes the following proteins:
- the LOC124395610 gene encoding lectin-like → MSRNFLSMNEELLNGDFLMSNNREYKAIFQDDGNFVVYTWRPVWASNTCDTGAQSRLVMQTDCNLVMYDQESEVVWATNTNRNDAKVCRLTLTNDGFLQVDNNAAVVWMSTKSN, encoded by the exons ATGAGCAGAAACTTCTTGTCCATGAACGAGGAGCTCCTCAATGGAGACTTTCTGATGTCCAACAATAGAGAGTACAAGGCCATTTTTCAG GACGATGGGAACTTTGTGGTGTACACCTGGAGACCTGTGTGGGCATCTAACACTTGTGATACAGGAGCCCAATCCCGCCTTGTCATGCAAACTGACTGCAACCTGGTCATGTACGACCAGGAAAGCGAAGTCGTGTGGGCCACCAACACCAATAGGAACGATGCCAAAGTGTGCCGTCTGACTCTGACCAATGACGGCTTTCTGCAGGTGGACAATAACGCGGCTGTGGTGTGGATGTCTACCAAGAGTAATTAA